The Acetomicrobium flavidum genome window below encodes:
- a CDS encoding phosphate ABC transporter substrate-binding protein translates to MRKFLVFLLLSVLALGQLNGIASAAGLTLKGSTTVLPIAQAAMEAYVALYPNTKFSISGEGSGNGIKALIDGTCDIANSSRFIKQEEAKLAFEKGAYPVPFGVAIDAIVPIVHPKNTVNNLTLQQLKDIYSGKITNWKEVGGADKKIAVITRDTSSGTFEIWEEKIMKGEKITPRAQVLASNGAIVQAVSMNPLAIGYIGIGYLNNSVKGVSVEKVKATPETARTGEYPISRYLFMFTRGWPTGETMRFINFILSDEGQKIVTKTGFVPIR, encoded by the coding sequence ATGAGAAAATTTTTAGTGTTTTTGTTGCTGTCAGTTTTGGCGTTGGGCCAGTTGAATGGGATTGCTTCGGCTGCAGGCCTAACTTTAAAGGGATCCACGACTGTTTTGCCGATAGCACAGGCGGCTATGGAAGCGTATGTCGCACTGTATCCAAATACCAAATTTTCGATATCCGGTGAGGGCAGTGGAAACGGGATCAAGGCATTGATTGATGGAACTTGCGATATCGCAAATTCATCTAGATTTATCAAGCAGGAGGAAGCTAAACTGGCCTTTGAAAAGGGGGCATACCCGGTACCCTTTGGAGTTGCCATAGATGCAATTGTTCCTATAGTGCATCCCAAAAATACCGTAAACAACCTTACTTTACAACAGCTTAAGGATATATATAGCGGCAAAATCACCAATTGGAAGGAAGTTGGGGGGGCAGATAAAAAGATAGCTGTCATAACAAGAGATACCAGCTCCGGGACATTTGAAATTTGGGAAGAAAAAATAATGAAAGGCGAGAAGATAACGCCCAGAGCTCAGGTATTGGCATCCAATGGTGCAATCGTGCAGGCGGTGTCCATGAATCCATTGGCCATAGGGTATATAGGAATAGGATATTTAAATAACAGCGTAAAAGGCGTCAGCGTGGAGAAGGTAAAGGCAACTCCCGAGACGGCACGAACAGGGGAGTATCCCATTTCTAGGTATCTTTTTATGTTTACAAGAGGTTGGCCAACGGGAGAAACGATGAGGTTCATAAACTTCATCTTGAGCGACGAGGGACAAAAGATTGTTACTAAGACTGGCTTTGTCCCAATAAGATAG
- a CDS encoding YjiH family protein, with amino-acid sequence MTGSRTKYSMAEILRFIIPSALGIILFLVPVPQDGTLNTILGIIIDWAKETFKPFLTVAAMVLVVLSAVITLYASLARPNFIVKSQFFKDLFVTRPLWITSRVLGAVFFVMIYFKIGPEAIWSMDTGGTPALVLAPSLLVIFSVLAAAVSLLTDFGLMEYIGTLARPLMHPLFKLPGRSAIDCLASWLGSNSVGVVITTRLHDAGYYSDREASIISISFSVISVAYIYVMADFVGLSNMYFQILISIYAVCFILAVLTPRIWPFKNIPDTYSGRSGQRIPEREIPAGYSLKDWALTSAVERAKGEGLNTILKTCYQTFSFLIVSTMPLVVSWGTIVLIIATYTPVFQWISLPFAWLLELVKIPEAYKVAPAFVLAYADQFLAAVIGATCSTVAGKFMCACISATGIIYMTEIGVLILNSSIPLNFWKLTAIYFVRAVLSVFLLAPFVFLFC; translated from the coding sequence ATGACCGGATCAAGGACAAAGTATTCGATGGCTGAGATTTTGCGCTTTATAATTCCATCAGCGTTGGGCATCATTTTGTTTTTGGTTCCTGTTCCTCAGGATGGCACTCTTAACACAATACTGGGAATCATTATTGATTGGGCAAAAGAAACCTTTAAACCTTTCCTTACTGTAGCGGCAATGGTTTTAGTGGTATTGAGCGCAGTTATTACGTTATATGCTTCTCTTGCAAGACCTAATTTCATAGTCAAAAGCCAATTTTTTAAAGATCTTTTTGTAACTCGTCCTCTTTGGATTACTTCGAGGGTCTTAGGGGCTGTATTTTTCGTCATGATTTATTTTAAAATAGGCCCTGAAGCGATATGGAGCATGGACACGGGTGGAACGCCTGCATTGGTATTAGCGCCTTCTTTATTGGTAATTTTTAGCGTTCTGGCCGCAGCGGTTTCGCTTCTCACGGATTTTGGATTAATGGAGTATATTGGTACCTTAGCACGTCCGCTGATGCATCCTCTTTTTAAGCTTCCGGGCAGATCTGCTATCGATTGTCTTGCATCTTGGCTGGGAAGCAACTCTGTAGGCGTAGTGATAACCACTAGATTGCATGATGCGGGATATTATAGTGATCGCGAGGCCTCCATCATATCGATTTCTTTCTCAGTAATAAGCGTTGCCTACATTTACGTCATGGCGGATTTTGTGGGATTGTCTAACATGTATTTCCAAATCTTGATCTCAATCTATGCGGTCTGCTTCATACTTGCCGTGCTTACCCCACGCATATGGCCCTTTAAAAACATTCCCGATACGTATTCCGGAAGATCAGGACAAAGAATTCCAGAAAGGGAAATCCCTGCCGGATATTCGTTAAAGGATTGGGCTTTGACGTCCGCCGTAGAGAGGGCAAAAGGGGAAGGGCTTAATACGATACTTAAGACATGCTATCAGACTTTTTCGTTTCTTATCGTTAGCACGATGCCGCTTGTCGTATCTTGGGGAACCATTGTGCTCATAATTGCGACCTATACTCCAGTGTTTCAATGGATTTCCTTGCCCTTTGCCTGGTTGCTTGAATTGGTTAAAATACCTGAAGCGTATAAGGTGGCCCCTGCCTTTGTTCTTGCCTATGCGGATCAATTCTTGGCCGCAGTCATCGGAGCCACTTGCAGCACAGTCGCCGGTAAGTTTATGTGTGCCTGCATATCTGCTACAGGCATAATTTATATGACTGAGATTGGGGTTCTGATATTGAATTCTTCCATACCACTAAATTTTTGGAAGCTTACTGCAATATACTTTGTCAGGGCTGTATTATCCGTGTTTTTATTGGCACCATTTGTGTTTCTCTTTTGTTGA